The Limnochorda sp. LNt genome includes a region encoding these proteins:
- a CDS encoding ABC transporter substrate-binding protein — translation MAAITLVASLVSGVAAPAVAQTPARVRLATLAPSALLWLHYVAQDQRLYERRGVQVLPVQVSDSAVLVQSVASGSAEAGVALGDNVMRAVDRGAPVIITGAILYKPILRLIGSTADVASLRGKRVTAGAVEGGTTDLLVYQLLKKGGLARQDVQMVAMPNSRDRLVALRNGQLAGALLIAPFDVEAIRSGFTVLDVYREPWLETPLIVNANWARQNRAAASALTLALKDAARWIYDPANGDEAVAILARNTGIAPDVVQEAY, via the coding sequence GCTGCCCCGGCGGTGGCGCAGACACCTGCCCGGGTGCGGCTGGCGACGTTGGCGCCGAGCGCGCTACTCTGGCTGCACTACGTCGCCCAGGACCAGCGCCTCTACGAGAGGCGGGGCGTACAGGTGCTCCCCGTGCAGGTCTCCGACAGCGCCGTACTGGTGCAGTCGGTTGCCAGTGGCAGTGCCGAGGCTGGCGTTGCACTGGGTGACAACGTGATGCGAGCCGTGGATCGGGGAGCGCCCGTGATCATCACGGGAGCCATCCTGTACAAGCCCATCCTGCGCCTGATCGGCAGCACGGCCGACGTGGCGAGCCTGAGAGGTAAGCGGGTCACGGCGGGTGCCGTCGAGGGCGGCACGACCGACCTGCTCGTCTACCAGCTCTTGAAGAAGGGCGGTCTCGCCCGACAGGACGTGCAGATGGTGGCCATGCCTAACTCGCGGGACCGGCTGGTGGCGCTGCGCAACGGGCAGCTGGCGGGCGCGCTTCTCATCGCCCCGTTTGACGTGGAGGCCATCCGATCCGGGTTTACGGTGCTGGACGTGTACCGGGAGCCGTGGCTGGAGACCCCGCTCATCGTCAACGCCAACTGGGCGAGGCAAAACCGGGCAGCGGCGTCGGCCCTGACGCTGGCATTGAAGGACGCCGCACGGTGGATTTACGACCCGGCCAACGGGGACGAGGCAGTGGCGATCCTGGCTCGCAACACGGGTATCGCGCCCGACGTGGTGCAGGAAGCTTACTGA